The following proteins are co-located in the Bordetella bronchialis genome:
- a CDS encoding gamma-glutamyltransferase family protein, translating into MATPRSAPDLTAGSAPLSMRPTLAGLNHMISAGHYLATQAGMDVLRAGGNAVDAGVAAGIALGVVQSDIVNFGGVAPILVYQADTGKVWSISGLGYWPRATRLEDFLRQHHGTIPAGVLRTVIPAAPDAWITALERFGTMSFGEVAAGAIRLAHDGFVMYSLMAEVLAENAANYARWPSSAAVYLPGGKPPPAGAIFRQADLARSLQYLADEERAHQGQGRLAGLAAARRAFYQGDIAAAIVKYHRQEGGLLTHEDLRDFSVEVDPALATDFHGTRVHSCGFWCQGPSLLQMLNILEPRDLKSLGHNSAPYVHLLTETIKLAFADREAHYADPRHAHVPRDALLSKAYARERLAMIDPDRAGPDMPPAGRLPTARDIPLREAGPGDTARTDPRLDTSYVAVVDKHGNAFSATPSDGSYNSPVIPGTGLIASGRGSQSWAEAGHPCAVGPGRRPRLTPNPSMAIRPGGYVMPFGTPGGDVQVQAMLQTFLNIEVFGMALQQAIEAPRFASFSFPSSFEPHTAVPGRLMMEDLIPREVGERLAAMGHSVKWWHDRNWRAGAMCAVRHDLASGIRWGGADPRRPAYAAGW; encoded by the coding sequence ATGGCGACCCCCCGAAGCGCCCCGGACCTGACCGCCGGCAGCGCGCCATTGTCAATGCGGCCGACGCTGGCCGGGCTGAATCATATGATCTCCGCCGGCCACTACCTGGCCACGCAGGCCGGCATGGACGTGCTGCGGGCCGGCGGCAACGCGGTGGACGCCGGCGTCGCCGCCGGCATCGCGTTGGGCGTCGTACAGAGCGATATCGTCAACTTCGGCGGCGTCGCGCCCATCCTGGTCTACCAGGCCGACACGGGCAAGGTCTGGAGCATTTCCGGGCTGGGCTACTGGCCCCGGGCGACCCGGCTGGAGGACTTCCTGCGGCAGCACCACGGCACCATTCCCGCCGGCGTGCTGCGCACCGTGATCCCGGCCGCGCCGGACGCGTGGATCACCGCCCTGGAACGCTTCGGCACCATGAGCTTCGGCGAGGTCGCGGCCGGCGCGATCCGCCTGGCGCACGACGGCTTCGTCATGTATTCGCTGATGGCCGAGGTGCTGGCCGAGAACGCCGCGAACTACGCACGCTGGCCTTCCAGCGCGGCGGTGTACCTGCCGGGCGGCAAGCCGCCGCCGGCCGGCGCCATCTTCCGCCAGGCCGACCTGGCGCGCAGCCTGCAATACCTGGCCGACGAAGAGCGCGCGCACCAGGGTCAGGGCCGCCTGGCCGGCCTGGCCGCCGCGCGCCGCGCCTTCTACCAGGGCGACATCGCCGCCGCCATCGTCAAATACCACCGGCAGGAAGGCGGCCTGCTCACGCACGAAGACCTGCGCGACTTCTCGGTAGAGGTCGACCCGGCCCTGGCGACGGACTTCCATGGCACCCGCGTGCACAGTTGCGGCTTCTGGTGCCAGGGGCCGTCCCTGCTGCAAATGCTGAACATCCTGGAGCCGCGCGACCTGAAATCGCTGGGCCACAATTCGGCGCCCTATGTGCACCTGCTGACCGAGACCATCAAGCTGGCCTTCGCCGACCGCGAAGCGCACTACGCCGATCCCCGCCATGCCCACGTGCCGCGGGACGCCCTGCTGTCCAAGGCCTACGCGCGCGAGCGCCTGGCGATGATAGACCCCGATCGCGCCGGCCCTGACATGCCGCCGGCCGGGCGGCTGCCCACGGCCCGCGATATCCCGCTGCGCGAGGCCGGGCCGGGCGATACCGCGCGCACCGATCCACGCCTGGATACCTCCTACGTCGCGGTGGTGGACAAGCATGGCAATGCCTTCTCCGCCACGCCCAGCGATGGGTCGTATAACTCGCCGGTGATTCCGGGCACCGGGCTGATCGCCTCCGGCCGTGGCAGCCAGTCCTGGGCCGAGGCCGGCCACCCCTGCGCCGTGGGACCGGGCCGCCGGCCCCGCCTGACGCCGAATCCCTCGATGGCCATCCGTCCCGGCGGCTATGTCATGCCCTTCGGCACGCCGGGCGGCGATGTGCAGGTGCAGGCGATGCTGCAGACCTTCCTGAACATCGAGGTCTTCGGCATGGCGCTGCAGCAGGCCATCGAGGCGCCCCGCTTCGCCAGCTTCAGCTTTCCCTCGTCCTTCGAGCCGCATACCGCCGTGCCGGGCCGGCTGATGATGGAAGACCT